Proteins encoded by one window of Gordonia jinghuaiqii:
- a CDS encoding response regulator, protein MPITVVIADDQAMVRQGFSALLAAQPDLSVLGDAADGVEAVEVCRRVRPDVVLLDVRMPRKDGLWAAEQILAAHSEPPTRVLMLTTFDIDDYVYEALRIGASGFLLKDAPADELVRAVRVVAAGEALLAPSITRRLIAEVTAKRRRPSRDGTLATLTPREREVLDLVADGKSNAEIGADLYVTEQTVKTHVSSLLGKLRLRDRAQAVVFAYENGIK, encoded by the coding sequence GTGCCGATCACCGTAGTCATCGCCGACGATCAGGCCATGGTGCGTCAAGGATTTTCGGCCCTGCTCGCCGCGCAACCCGATCTCTCGGTCCTGGGGGATGCGGCCGACGGGGTCGAGGCCGTCGAGGTGTGTCGCCGTGTCCGGCCGGACGTGGTCCTCCTCGATGTGCGGATGCCGCGCAAGGACGGCCTGTGGGCCGCAGAGCAGATCCTCGCGGCGCACAGCGAACCGCCCACCCGGGTGTTGATGCTCACCACTTTCGACATCGACGACTATGTCTACGAGGCGCTGCGGATCGGTGCGTCGGGTTTTCTGCTCAAGGATGCGCCCGCCGACGAACTCGTCCGCGCGGTGCGGGTGGTCGCCGCGGGCGAGGCTCTGCTGGCACCGTCGATCACGCGCCGCCTGATCGCCGAGGTCACCGCGAAACGCCGACGGCCGTCGCGCGACGGCACACTCGCCACGCTCACCCCGCGCGAACGCGAGGTGCTCGACCTGGTGGCCGACGGCAAGTCCAACGCCGAGATCGGCGCCGACCTGTACGTCACCGAGCAGACGGTGAAGACCCATGTGAGCAGTCTCTTGGGCAAGTTGCGCCTCCGAGATCGCGCACAGGCAGTGGTGTTCGCCTACGAGAACGGCATCAAGTGA
- a CDS encoding sensor histidine kinase, translating to MFGYRRHLRAAGTDLVQWASTAPVAQDPAVRSYFASRINWFFLFVAVVMYSISWPTLMLTHSVPAFALPVIAAFAALPIAFAWSAPLAAWTVSVVSAQLIGILVPAHDSWDLAIQVTHFIEVLVLTFMAFLRCPLRWVPVVWVSTGLVVAYAVQPTARVGWIVGISVLAVVVALLRGLMASRRQLAARTRQTEAAEAESAVLQERTRIARDLHDVVAHRMSMVVVMSQTARYRLPDVSPSAAAEFDAIADAARISLDEVRQLLGVLRVEGVDTDAMPNPGLAELDSLVAETRRAGADVALTLDVDATAVGESAALVIYRIVQESLANATRHAPGGRVEVAVTGGPDDLVEVAVVNSAATGEPLRIGGSGVGISGMIDRAKAVGGSLSATPTPAGGFAVRARIPAVPRRGGGVVDGASLTHVTGPVEPPRAER from the coding sequence ATGTTCGGATATCGCAGGCATCTGCGCGCGGCGGGCACCGACCTCGTGCAGTGGGCATCGACGGCGCCGGTGGCCCAGGACCCCGCGGTGCGCTCCTACTTCGCCTCGCGCATCAACTGGTTCTTCCTGTTCGTGGCCGTGGTCATGTACTCGATCTCGTGGCCCACGCTGATGCTCACCCACTCGGTGCCGGCGTTCGCCCTGCCCGTCATCGCCGCGTTCGCCGCGCTGCCGATAGCATTCGCGTGGTCGGCGCCGCTGGCCGCCTGGACGGTCTCGGTGGTGTCGGCGCAACTGATCGGCATCCTCGTGCCGGCGCACGATTCGTGGGACCTGGCGATCCAGGTCACCCACTTCATCGAGGTGCTCGTCCTCACGTTCATGGCGTTCCTGCGGTGCCCGCTGCGCTGGGTGCCGGTGGTCTGGGTGTCGACCGGGCTGGTGGTGGCCTACGCGGTGCAGCCCACCGCCCGGGTCGGCTGGATCGTGGGCATCTCGGTGCTCGCCGTGGTCGTGGCGCTGCTGCGCGGACTGATGGCCTCCCGGCGCCAGCTGGCGGCGCGGACCAGACAGACCGAGGCGGCCGAGGCCGAGTCCGCCGTCCTCCAGGAGCGCACGCGCATCGCGCGGGACCTGCATGACGTGGTGGCGCACCGGATGTCGATGGTGGTGGTGATGTCGCAGACCGCGCGCTATCGCCTGCCCGACGTGAGCCCCTCGGCGGCAGCCGAATTCGATGCCATCGCCGACGCCGCCCGCATCTCCCTCGACGAGGTCCGCCAGCTGCTCGGCGTGCTCCGGGTCGAGGGTGTCGACACCGACGCGATGCCGAACCCCGGACTGGCAGAACTGGATTCCCTGGTCGCCGAGACCCGGCGGGCCGGCGCGGACGTCGCGTTGACCCTCGACGTCGACGCCACAGCGGTGGGGGAGTCCGCTGCCCTGGTGATCTATCGGATCGTGCAGGAGTCCCTCGCCAACGCCACCCGCCACGCGCCGGGCGGGCGGGTCGAGGTGGCCGTGACCGGCGGACCGGACGATCTCGTCGAAGTGGCCGTGGTCAACTCGGCCGCGACCGGCGAACCCCTCCGGATCGGCGGCAGCGGCGTGGGCATCTCCGGCATGATCGACCGGGCGAAGGCCGTGGGCGGCTCACTTTCGGCGACCCCGACCCCGGCCGGGGGATTCGCTGTGCGCGCGCGGATTCCGGCGGTGCCGCGCAGAGGCGGTGGGGTCGTCGACGGCGCGTCGCTGACACATGTGACGGGTCCGGTCGAGCCGCCGCGTGCGGAGCGGTAG
- a CDS encoding alpha/beta-hydrolase family protein gives MTAEDRRPLVVNAFRRWPHPAISVAVVLAHAVALYPGTLPRDATTTAGLTAALAALGAILGMVWAGRSAGDPDVRARRVVFGCAVVVLVATVGVAAWWQNMIRGAVGAAPVGLGWCAAVTLVPAALVVAVVAVPRATAVVAASAMALTAGFLAPAGAEGKNPPTSPVAASADDSRVLRGELNPGDFDGAATALVDKWFRHGGASARAVVVAVPTGSGWVDRTAVDGFVRRFDGDVRIVTLPYADVPSWRAFVAERSLAADSAIAVVRRLVGALDDREPAAGPRVVLYGQSLGAVGADAARIWLEDHRPSRLDSTVLTAPPAGTVAPTSDSARTVVVNHSDPVPRWSTATLWRPPPTAEDTRLRGPRVPVVPWIPVVSFLQASVDLLDALDGSAGVGHRYGTDQAQLPMVRSADLGCQTMSPRAASYDAPTR, from the coding sequence GTGACTGCGGAAGACAGAAGACCGTTGGTTGTCAACGCTTTTCGTCGATGGCCGCACCCGGCGATCAGTGTCGCGGTGGTACTCGCCCACGCCGTGGCCCTGTACCCCGGGACCCTTCCGCGGGACGCGACCACGACGGCCGGCCTGACCGCGGCGCTCGCCGCGCTCGGTGCGATCCTCGGCATGGTGTGGGCGGGTCGCTCCGCAGGCGACCCGGACGTCCGGGCGCGGCGCGTCGTCTTCGGCTGCGCCGTGGTGGTTCTGGTGGCCACCGTCGGTGTCGCCGCCTGGTGGCAGAACATGATCCGGGGTGCGGTCGGTGCCGCACCGGTCGGACTCGGGTGGTGCGCGGCGGTCACGCTCGTCCCGGCCGCACTCGTCGTGGCGGTCGTGGCCGTGCCACGCGCCACAGCCGTCGTCGCGGCGTCGGCGATGGCGCTGACCGCGGGGTTCCTCGCCCCCGCCGGCGCCGAGGGGAAGAATCCCCCGACCTCCCCCGTAGCCGCCTCGGCCGACGACTCCCGCGTGCTACGCGGCGAGCTCAACCCCGGCGACTTCGACGGCGCCGCAACCGCTTTGGTGGACAAGTGGTTTCGCCATGGAGGCGCGTCGGCACGGGCCGTGGTCGTGGCGGTCCCGACCGGCTCGGGCTGGGTCGACCGGACAGCCGTGGACGGCTTCGTCCGCAGGTTCGACGGCGACGTGCGGATCGTGACGCTCCCCTACGCCGACGTCCCCTCGTGGCGGGCCTTCGTGGCCGAACGGTCCCTGGCCGCCGATTCGGCGATCGCGGTGGTGCGCCGCCTGGTGGGCGCGCTCGACGATCGCGAACCCGCCGCGGGACCGCGAGTGGTGCTCTACGGGCAGAGCCTCGGGGCGGTGGGTGCCGACGCCGCCCGCATCTGGCTGGAGGACCATCGCCCGTCGCGGCTCGACTCGACGGTGTTGACCGCGCCGCCCGCGGGCACGGTGGCCCCGACGTCGGATTCGGCGCGGACCGTCGTGGTCAACCACAGCGACCCGGTCCCGCGCTGGTCGACGGCCACGCTGTGGCGCCCGCCGCCGACCGCCGAGGACACCCGCCTACGCGGGCCGCGGGTACCGGTGGTGCCCTGGATACCGGTGGTCAGCTTCCTGCAGGCCAGCGTCGACCTGCTCGACGCGCTCGACGGATCGGCAGGTGTCGGCCACCGGTACGGCACCGACCAGGCACAGCTGCCGATGGTCCGTTCCGCGGACCTGGGTTGTCAGACGATGTCGCCGCGGGCGGCCTCATACGACGCGCCGACCCGGTAG
- the gatA gene encoding Asp-tRNA(Asn)/Glu-tRNA(Gln) amidotransferase subunit GatA, translated as MSAESSAAAPRPAGDLTGLSAAELATKIATREVSSVEVTQAHLDRIAEVDGELGAFLHISGAEALVAAKAADDAIAAGDAVSSLAGVPIALKDVFTTTDAPTTCGSRILEGWVPPYDAAVTERLRSAGIPILGKTNMDEFAMGSSTENSAYKITRNPWDPSKIPGGSGGGSAAALASYQAPLAIGTDTGGSIRQPAAVTATVGVKPTYGTVSRYGLVACASSLDQGGPCGRTVLDTAMLHEVIAGHDPRDSTSIDVPVPDVVAAARAGAEQDLEGVRIGVVKELQGEGYQSGVLDSFHEAVKLLTERGAEVVEVSCPHFTYALGAYYLILPSEVSSNLARFDAMRYGLRVGDDGSHSADEVMALSREAGFGPEVKRRIMIGTYALSSGYYDAYYGQAQKVRTLISRDFTTAFESVDVLISPTTPTTAFPLGEKVDDPLAMYLFDLCTLPVNLAGIGSMSVPSGLSKDDGMPVGLQIMAPALADDRLYRVGASYEAARGDIV; from the coding sequence GTGAGTGCCGAGTCGAGTGCCGCAGCTCCTCGTCCCGCCGGTGACCTGACCGGTCTGTCCGCCGCCGAACTCGCCACGAAGATCGCGACCCGCGAGGTCAGTTCGGTGGAGGTCACGCAGGCCCACCTCGACCGCATCGCCGAGGTCGACGGTGAGCTCGGTGCGTTCCTGCACATCAGCGGCGCCGAGGCCCTCGTCGCGGCCAAGGCGGCCGACGACGCGATCGCCGCGGGTGACGCCGTGTCGTCGCTCGCCGGTGTGCCCATCGCGCTCAAGGACGTCTTCACCACCACCGACGCCCCCACCACCTGCGGCTCCAGGATCCTCGAAGGCTGGGTACCGCCCTACGACGCCGCGGTCACCGAACGTCTTCGCTCCGCCGGCATCCCCATCCTGGGCAAGACGAACATGGACGAGTTCGCGATGGGCAGCTCGACGGAGAACTCCGCCTACAAGATCACCCGAAACCCGTGGGACCCCAGCAAGATCCCCGGCGGTTCCGGCGGTGGTAGTGCCGCGGCCCTCGCGTCGTACCAGGCGCCGCTCGCGATCGGCACCGACACCGGCGGTTCGATCCGGCAGCCGGCCGCGGTCACCGCGACCGTCGGCGTCAAGCCCACCTACGGCACGGTCTCGCGCTACGGTCTCGTCGCGTGTGCCTCCTCGCTCGACCAGGGCGGCCCGTGCGGGCGCACCGTCCTCGACACCGCCATGCTCCACGAGGTGATCGCCGGACACGATCCGCGTGACTCCACCTCCATCGACGTGCCGGTGCCCGACGTCGTCGCGGCCGCCCGTGCAGGCGCCGAGCAGGACCTCGAGGGCGTGCGGATCGGTGTGGTGAAGGAACTGCAGGGCGAGGGCTACCAGTCCGGCGTGCTCGACTCCTTCCACGAGGCCGTCAAGCTCCTCACCGAACGCGGCGCCGAGGTCGTCGAGGTCAGCTGCCCGCATTTCACCTACGCTCTCGGCGCGTACTACCTGATCCTCCCGTCGGAGGTGTCGTCGAACCTCGCCCGCTTCGACGCCATGCGATACGGCCTGCGCGTCGGCGACGACGGTTCACATTCGGCCGACGAGGTCATGGCACTCAGCCGGGAAGCCGGTTTCGGTCCAGAGGTCAAGCGCCGCATCATGATCGGCACCTACGCGCTGTCGTCGGGGTATTACGACGCCTACTACGGACAGGCCCAGAAGGTGCGCACGCTGATCTCGCGCGACTTCACCACCGCCTTCGAGAGTGTCGACGTCCTGATCTCGCCGACCACACCGACCACCGCCTTCCCGCTCGGGGAAAAGGTCGACGACCCGCTGGCCATGTACCTGTTCGACCTGTGCACCCTGCCGGTGAACCTGGCCGGGATCGGCTCGATGTCGGTGCCGTCGGGTCTGTCCAAGGACGACGGGATGCCGGTGGGTCTGCAGATCATGGCTCCCGCATTGGCCGACGACCGGCTCTACCGGGTCGGCGCGTCGTATGAGGCCGCCCGCGGCGACATCGTCTGA
- the gatC gene encoding Asp-tRNA(Asn)/Glu-tRNA(Gln) amidotransferase subunit GatC — MAGEPKSISRDEVAHLARLSRLALSEDELDVYAEQLDSILTHVASVSEVAADDVPGTAHPAQLANVLRPDVVVPGLSTAEALSGAPAVEQDRFAVPQILGEEQ; from the coding sequence GTGGCTGGCGAACCGAAGTCCATATCGCGTGACGAGGTCGCGCACCTGGCGCGACTGTCGCGACTGGCGCTGAGCGAGGACGAACTCGATGTCTACGCCGAGCAGCTGGACTCGATCCTGACGCACGTCGCGTCGGTGTCGGAGGTGGCCGCCGACGACGTCCCGGGCACCGCGCACCCCGCGCAGCTCGCCAACGTGTTGCGCCCCGACGTCGTGGTGCCCGGCCTGAGCACCGCTGAGGCGCTCTCCGGCGCGCCGGCCGTCGAACAGGACCGTTTCGCCGTCCCGCAGATCCTGGGAGAAGAACAGTGA
- a CDS encoding amino acid-binding protein — protein sequence MSYLLRVYLEDRPGSLGVLAVQLGSVGADILSLEVVERGNGYAVDDLVVEVAPGSLPDSLITAAEKVNGVRVDSIRPYSGVLDTHRELELVDQVATAGRDRLQVLVDNAPRVLRVSWAMVITRASGGVLQLFGSSGAPETPLTRADWLPLEHAVELDAEGDWVPGAWQDMDTRLAAAPLGSDAKAILLGRIGGPDFRPSEVARLGYLAGIVSTVLRAES from the coding sequence GTGTCTTACCTGTTGCGGGTCTACCTCGAAGACCGGCCGGGCAGTCTCGGCGTGCTCGCCGTGCAGCTCGGCTCTGTCGGCGCAGACATCCTTTCCCTCGAGGTCGTCGAACGCGGCAACGGCTATGCGGTCGACGATCTCGTCGTCGAGGTCGCGCCCGGCTCGTTGCCCGACAGCCTGATCACCGCCGCCGAGAAGGTGAACGGCGTCCGTGTGGATTCCATCCGGCCGTACTCGGGTGTGCTCGACACCCATCGCGAGCTCGAACTCGTCGATCAGGTCGCGACCGCGGGACGTGACCGGCTGCAGGTCCTCGTCGACAACGCGCCCCGGGTCCTGCGCGTCTCCTGGGCGATGGTCATCACCCGTGCCAGCGGCGGTGTGCTGCAGCTCTTCGGCTCCTCGGGCGCGCCCGAGACACCGCTGACGCGCGCAGACTGGTTGCCGCTCGAACACGCGGTGGAGCTCGACGCCGAGGGCGACTGGGTTCCCGGCGCGTGGCAGGACATGGACACCCGCCTCGCGGCCGCTCCGCTGGGGAGTGACGCGAAGGCAATCCTGCTCGGCCGGATCGGAGGCCCGGATTTCCGGCCGTCCGAGGTCGCCCGACTGGGTTATCTGGCGGGAATCGTCAGCACGGTGTTGCGCGCCGAGAGTTGA
- a CDS encoding O-acetyl-ADP-ribose deacetylase: protein MTSITLVQGDITTQSVDAVVNAANSTLLGGGGVDGAIHRRGGPAILAECKELRAGPYKRGLPVGEAVATTAGDLPARWVIHTVGPVYSRDEDRSDLLISCYRESLRVATELGASTIAFPAISTGVYGWPMDDGARKAVDTVRSEVADTTITEVRFVLFDQRAYRAFDAALG from the coding sequence ATGACCTCCATCACGCTCGTGCAGGGAGACATCACCACGCAGTCGGTCGACGCGGTCGTCAACGCCGCCAATTCGACACTCCTCGGCGGCGGCGGGGTCGACGGCGCCATCCACCGTCGCGGCGGACCGGCGATCCTCGCCGAGTGCAAGGAGTTGCGGGCGGGACCCTACAAGCGCGGGCTCCCCGTCGGCGAGGCCGTCGCCACCACCGCCGGGGACCTACCCGCGCGGTGGGTCATCCACACCGTCGGCCCGGTGTACTCCCGCGACGAGGACCGCTCAGATCTCCTGATCTCCTGCTATCGCGAGTCTCTCCGTGTCGCAACGGAATTGGGTGCATCGACGATCGCGTTCCCGGCCATCTCCACCGGGGTGTACGGCTGGCCGATGGACGACGGCGCACGCAAGGCCGTCGACACGGTGCGCTCGGAGGTTGCGGACACCACGATCACCGAGGTTCGCTTCGTCCTGTTCGACCAGCGGGCCTACCGCGCCTTCGACGCTGCGCTCGGCTGA
- the ligA gene encoding NAD-dependent DNA ligase LigA codes for MAEKTESGRPATEQSGPEGDLREEWTALAEEIREHQFRYYVKDAPVITDGEFDELLRRLQGLEDAHPELATPDSPTKLVGGGFSTAFSPVDHLERMMSLDNVFDYEEMRAWVDRVNADAGAQPDFLCELKIDGVALALVYRNGVLERGVTRGDGRTGEDVSLNARTIADIPSRLTASEDYPIPDVLEVRGEVFFRVKDFEALNASLVADGKAPFANPRNSAAGSLRQKNPQVTARRKLRMICHGIGHTEGWRPGSLHDAYLALGAWGLPVSTHTTKVSGVGEIIDKITYWGEHRHDVEHEIDGIVVKVDDFGVQRRLGSTSRAPRWAIAYKYPPEEATTTLLDIQVGVGRTGRVTPFAVLAPVLVAGSTVSRATLHNGSEVIRKGVLIGDTVTIRKAGDVIPEVLGPVVDLRDGTEVAFEMPQRCPECGTELRPEKESDVDVRCPNQEGCPAQLRERLYHLAGRGSFDIEALGYEAATELLSAKVLANEGDLFSLTADDLARTELFTTKDGALSANGKRLLANLDKAKDVPLWRVLVGLSIRHVGPTAARALATEFGSLAAIEAADVEQLAGVEGLGMTLAQSIHDWFAVDWHRDIVEKWRAAGVSMEDERDESIERTLEGKTVVVTGSLVDFSRDGAKEAILQRGGKASGSVSKKTDYVVVGESPGSKADKAEQLGVPVLDEDAFKRLLETGSAD; via the coding sequence GTGGCAGAAAAGACGGAGTCGGGGCGGCCGGCGACCGAGCAATCGGGACCCGAGGGAGACCTGCGCGAGGAGTGGACGGCGCTCGCCGAGGAGATCCGCGAGCATCAGTTCCGCTACTACGTGAAGGATGCGCCGGTCATCACCGACGGCGAGTTCGACGAGCTCCTGCGACGCCTGCAGGGCCTCGAGGACGCCCACCCCGAACTGGCCACACCCGACTCACCGACCAAGCTCGTCGGCGGCGGCTTCTCCACCGCGTTCTCCCCGGTCGACCATCTCGAGCGGATGATGTCGCTGGACAACGTCTTCGACTACGAGGAGATGCGGGCCTGGGTGGACCGCGTCAACGCCGACGCCGGAGCGCAACCCGACTTCCTCTGCGAACTGAAGATCGACGGTGTGGCCCTCGCCCTGGTCTACCGCAACGGTGTCCTCGAGCGCGGTGTCACCCGCGGCGATGGCCGCACCGGCGAGGACGTCTCCCTCAACGCGCGCACCATCGCCGACATCCCCTCGCGCCTCACCGCGTCGGAGGACTATCCGATCCCCGACGTCCTCGAGGTCCGCGGTGAGGTGTTCTTCCGCGTGAAGGATTTCGAGGCACTCAACGCCTCGCTGGTCGCCGACGGCAAGGCCCCGTTCGCCAACCCCCGCAACTCGGCCGCGGGGTCGCTGCGGCAGAAGAACCCGCAGGTCACCGCGCGTCGGAAACTGCGGATGATCTGTCACGGTATCGGTCACACCGAGGGGTGGCGGCCGGGGTCACTGCACGACGCCTACCTCGCGCTCGGTGCATGGGGTCTGCCGGTGTCGACGCACACCACCAAGGTCTCGGGCGTCGGGGAGATCATCGACAAGATCACCTACTGGGGCGAACACCGCCACGACGTCGAGCACGAGATCGACGGCATCGTGGTGAAGGTCGACGACTTCGGTGTGCAGCGCCGGCTCGGGTCAACCTCCCGTGCGCCGCGGTGGGCGATCGCATACAAGTACCCGCCGGAAGAGGCGACGACCACGCTGCTCGACATCCAGGTGGGCGTCGGACGCACCGGCCGCGTCACCCCGTTCGCCGTGCTCGCACCGGTCCTCGTCGCCGGGTCGACGGTCTCCCGCGCAACTCTGCACAACGGTTCGGAGGTCATACGCAAGGGCGTGCTGATCGGTGACACCGTCACGATCCGCAAGGCGGGCGACGTGATCCCCGAGGTCCTCGGACCCGTCGTCGACCTGCGGGACGGCACCGAGGTGGCCTTCGAGATGCCGCAGCGGTGTCCGGAGTGCGGCACTGAGCTGCGTCCGGAGAAGGAGTCCGACGTCGACGTCCGGTGCCCCAACCAGGAGGGATGCCCGGCGCAGTTGCGGGAGCGGCTGTACCACCTGGCCGGGCGCGGTTCCTTCGACATCGAGGCCCTCGGCTACGAGGCCGCTACCGAGCTGCTCTCGGCGAAGGTGCTCGCCAACGAGGGCGATCTGTTCTCGCTGACCGCCGACGACCTCGCCCGCACCGAACTGTTCACCACCAAGGACGGTGCGCTGTCGGCGAACGGCAAACGGCTGCTGGCCAACCTCGACAAGGCCAAGGACGTCCCCCTGTGGCGGGTGCTGGTGGGTTTGTCGATCCGCCATGTCGGCCCGACCGCGGCACGCGCGCTGGCCACCGAATTCGGTTCGCTGGCGGCGATCGAGGCCGCCGACGTGGAGCAGCTGGCCGGCGTCGAAGGGCTGGGAATGACCCTCGCACAGTCGATCCACGACTGGTTCGCCGTCGACTGGCATCGCGACATCGTCGAGAAGTGGCGTGCCGCAGGCGTTTCCATGGAGGATGAACGGGATGAGTCGATCGAGCGCACGCTCGAGGGCAAGACCGTCGTGGTGACCGGCTCGCTGGTGGACTTCTCCCGGGACGGCGCCAAGGAGGCGATCCTGCAGCGCGGTGGCAAGGCCTCGGGTTCGGTGTCGAAGAAGACCGACTACGTGGTGGTGGGGGAGTCGCCGGGCAGCAAGGCCGACAAGGCCGAGCAGCTCGGTGTGCCCGTTCTCGACGAAGATGCGTTCAAGCGGCTGCTGGAGACCGGCAGCGCGGACTGA
- a CDS encoding MmcQ/YjbR family DNA-binding protein produces MPHPIMFDDADPILGRVRQIALALPDATEVVAHGRPTFRCGKMFANYGGGLKGGKVRHDQSILFIPDESEKPALEEDPRFYVPAYYGPYGWLGLILDDDTAWDEVAELLDASYRQVAPKRSLAKLDSTGR; encoded by the coding sequence GTGCCGCATCCGATCATGTTCGACGACGCCGACCCGATCCTGGGCCGTGTTCGACAGATCGCTCTCGCGCTTCCCGACGCCACCGAGGTCGTCGCACACGGCCGCCCGACGTTCCGGTGCGGCAAGATGTTCGCCAACTACGGCGGCGGCCTCAAGGGCGGCAAGGTCCGCCACGACCAGTCGATCCTGTTCATCCCGGACGAGTCGGAGAAACCCGCGCTCGAAGAGGACCCGCGGTTCTACGTACCCGCCTACTACGGTCCCTACGGCTGGCTGGGGCTGATCCTGGACGACGACACCGCGTGGGACGAGGTCGCCGAACTCCTCGACGCCAGCTACCGGCAGGTCGCGCCGAAGCGGTCGCTGGCGAAGCTCGACTCGACCGGGCGCTGA